A stretch of the Panulirus ornatus isolate Po-2019 chromosome 10, ASM3632096v1, whole genome shotgun sequence genome encodes the following:
- the LOC139750846 gene encoding LOW QUALITY PROTEIN: sodium-dependent nutrient amino acid transporter 1-like (The sequence of the model RefSeq protein was modified relative to this genomic sequence to represent the inferred CDS: deleted 1 base in 1 codon): MKSPLHTVVSKAMFWKGEGKINAAFEPSDEEKQKPGSVEVTVAEESSGTERQQWSSPVEFLLSCIAMSVGLGNVWRFPFVALKNGGGAFLIPYILVLLLIGKPLYYMELCMGQFSSFGSVKVWEVAPAFRGVGYGQALATWAVVTYYVSLMGLTIYYFFASFTAVLPWSVCGSWASNTTCVDASTNVTVLEETLGINASSLSTAAEEYFTKEVLQKDEMGLANGIDAPEWRLSLCLLFSWVVLFLVLAKGVQSSGKAAYFTALFPYLVLFIMLIRGATLPGAYKGVKYFITPRWEELLKPGVWFAAVNQSFFSLSVGFGSIIMFSSYNSFRHNVYRDAAIISVTDTLTSLLAGFTTFAILGHLADQLGVDVESVIKGGGTSLAFVSYPDVLSRFQYVPQLFSVLFFLMLFTLGVGSASALTGCIITIICDEFPHFKKWLVTLLVCVAGFLLGLFYVTPQGQFILELINYYGGEFMIFILVVLEVAAVHWVYGLKKFCRDIEFMLNRKTGIYWKFCWAFLIPVLLAIIFVYSQATAKPLKVGSYTFGPGANGFGIFLAVLAFTMVPIFFIVEVIRRRNGSTSLWEAVKDTFKPTAEWCPKDPVLRQEYRQFIANNKPALEGIDNPIPPVASTMSMPSLDSSPAKGNTLHHNTSV; encoded by the exons ATGAAATCACCGCttcataccgtcgtgtccaaagctATGTTTTGGAAAGGCGAG GGGAAGATCAACGCTGCCTTCGAGCCCAGCGATGAAGAGAAGCAAAAACCTGGCTCAGTGGAGGTGACCGTGGCCGAG GAGTCCAGTGGCACCGAACGGCAGCAATGGTCCAGTCCGGTAGAGTTCTTGCTCTCCTGCATCGCCATGTCCGTTGGTCTCGGGAACGTGTGGAGGTTCCCGTTCGTGGCTCTGAAGAACGGCGGAGGGGCGTTCCTCATCCCGTACATCTTGGTGTTGCTTCTGATCGGCAAACCGCTCTACTACATGGAGTTGTGTATGGGGCAGTTCTCATCCTTTGGTTCCGTCAAAGTCTGGGAAGTGGCGCCAGCCTTCAGAG GCGTCGGTTATGGCCAGGCTTTAGCTACGTGGGCGGTGGTCACCTATTACGTCTCCCTCATGGGCCTCACCATCTACTACTTCTTCGCCTCCTTCACTGCCGTGTTGCCCTGGTCGGTGTGCGGCTCATGGGCCTCCAATACGACGTGCGTGGACGCCAGCACCAACGTAACTGTCTTGGAAGAAACTCTCGGGATCAACGCTTCCAGCCTCTCCACCGCCGCGGAGGAATATTTCAC GAAGGAGGTGTTGCAGAAGGACGAGATGGGTCTGGCCAACGGTATCGACGCGCCTGAGTGgcgtctgtctctgtgtctgctTTTCTCGTGGGTGGTGCTATTCTTGGTCCTGGCCAAGGGTGTCCAGAGCTCCGGCAAGGCCGCCTATTTCACGGCCCTCTTCCCTTACCTGGTGCTCTTCATCATGCTTATCCGTGGAGCCACATTGCCTGGGGCCTACAAAGGCGTGAAGTACTTCATCACACCCAGATGGGAGGAGCTTCTGAAGCCTGGG GTTTGGTTCGCAGCCGTGAACCAGTCCTTCTTCAGTCTGTCGGTCGGTTTCGGATCCATCATAATGTTCTCTTCGTACAACTCCTTCCGTCACAATGTATACCGTGACGCTGCCATCATCTCCGTCACcgacaccctcacctccctcctcgctGGCTTCACCACCTTCGCCATCTTGGGCCATCTTGCTGATCAACTCGGGGTTGACGTGGAAAGCGTGATCAAGGGCGGAGGCACCTCCCTGGCCTTCGTCAGCTACCCAGATGTGTTGTCCAGGTTCCAGTATGTGCCGCAGCTCTTCTCCGTGCTGTTCTTCCTCATGTTGTTCACCCTGGGCGTGGGTAGCGCCTCCGCCCTCACTGgctgcatcatcaccatcatctgcgaTGAGTTCCCTCACTTCAAGAAGTGGCTGGTGACGCTGCTGGTGTGTGTCGCCGGCTTCCTCCTAGGCCTCTTCTACGTCACCCCACAGGGACAGTTCATCCTCGAACTCATCAACTACTACGGAGGC GAGTTCATGATCTTCATACTGGTGGTGCTGGAAGTGGCGGCCGTCCACTGGGTATATGGCCTCAAGAAATTCTGCCGTGACATCGAGTTCATGTTGAACAGGAAGACTGGCATCTACTGGAAGTTCTGCTGGGCCTTCCTCATCCCCGTGTTGCTGGCCATCATCTTCGTCTACAGCCAGGCAACTGCCAAGCCTCTGAAAGTTGGCTCATACACCTTCGGTCCTGGTGCTAACG GTTTCGGCATCTTCCTA GCTGTCCTGGCCTTCACCATGGTACCCATCTTCTTCATCGTGGAGGTCATCCGCAGACGCAATGGCTCAACCTCGTTGTGGGAAGCCGTAAAGGACACCTTCAAGCCCACAGCCGAGTGGTGTCCCAAGGACCCC